Proteins encoded by one window of Arachis hypogaea cultivar Tifrunner chromosome 1, arahy.Tifrunner.gnm2.J5K5, whole genome shotgun sequence:
- the LOC112800796 gene encoding homeobox-leucine zipper protein HAT22 gives MGLHHDSTHNNNNSGLHLVLGLALSSSSDSPTQETITTSTKIPPYSSSSTVTTDDAELLLPSLTLALSGHDVNKNKNDDPQEHHRVQVVPTKANNNKVYSSEDYPSTGDVSAQNSPHHSAVSSFSSGCRRGVKRERDVSASDEAEAEAEATEIERLSSRISDEEEDGGTTASAAARKKLRLTKEQSALLEDSFKQHSTLNPKQKQALAMQLNLRPRQVEVWFQNRRARTKLKQTEVDCEFLKKCCETLTDENRRLQKELQELKALKLSQPLYMPPMPAATLTICPSCDRAVAIGSGGSASNNIKNTPLISLAPKPHHFFSPFTNPSAAC, from the exons ATGGGTCTTCATCATGATTCTActcataataataacaactcaggCCTTCATCTTGTTCTAGGGTTGGCTCTGAGTTCCTCCTCTGATTCACCAACACAAGAAACCATAACTACCTCTACTAAGATCCCGCCGTACTCCTCTTCCTCCACCGTAACAACCGATGATGCTGAATTGCTATTACCGTCTCTTACTTTAGCTCTCTCCGGTCACGAtgtgaacaaaaacaaaaacgatGATCCGCAAGAGCACCATAGGGTCCAGGTAGTCCCTACCAAGGCTAACAACAATAAGGTCTACAGTAGTGAGGACTACCCTTCTACTGGTGACGTGTCGGCACAGAATTCGCCTCACCACAGCGCCGTTTCGTCTTTCTCCAGCGGCTGCAGAAGAGGAGTCAAGAGAGAGAGGGATGTTAGCGCTAGCGACGAAGCCGAGGCGGAGGCGGAGGCCACGGAAATTGAGAGGCTTTCGTCGCGAATCAGCGACGAAGAGGAAGACGGTGGCACCACCGCCTCCGCCGCTGCCAGGAAGAAGCTTAGGCTCACCAAAGAACAATCTGCTCTGTTGGAAGACAGCTTCAAACAACATAGCACTCTCAATCCT AAGCAGAAGCAAGCTTTAGCGATGCAATTGAATCTACGGCCTCGACAAGTTGAAGTGTGGTTCCAGAACCGGAGAGCCAG AACAAAGCTGAAGCAGACGGAGGTAGATTGCGAGTTCCTAAAGAAGTGTTGTGAGACACTAACAGATGAGAATAGAAGGCTACAGAAAGAGCTTCAAGAGCTTAAGGCACTCAAACTGTCTCAGCCTTTGTACATGCCTCCCATGCCCGCCGCGACACTCACCATCTGCCCTTCTTGCGACCGGGCCGTTGCCATTGGCAGCGGTGGCAGCGCTTCCAATAACATCAAGAATACTCCTTTGATCTCCTTGGCCCCCAAGCCTCACCACTTCTTTAGTCCCTTCACCAATCCTTCCGCAGCATGTTGA